A genome region from Natronosalvus rutilus includes the following:
- a CDS encoding 50S ribosomal protein L5: MSESEAGEADFHEMREPRVEKVVVHMGVGRGGRDLGRAEDIIEEITGQQSVRTQAKATEPEFGIRQGDPIGTKVTLRGDDAEDFLETALPLADLSASQFDQTGNFSFGVAEHTEFPSQEYDPNVGIYGLDVTVNLVRPGYRVTKRAKATQAIPSRHRLTPEDAIAYLESSYDVDVEVPDDE; this comes from the coding sequence ATGAGCGAAAGTGAAGCCGGCGAGGCCGACTTCCACGAGATGCGCGAACCCCGCGTCGAGAAAGTCGTCGTCCACATGGGCGTCGGCCGCGGCGGCCGCGACCTCGGACGGGCCGAGGACATCATCGAGGAGATTACGGGCCAGCAGAGCGTCCGCACCCAGGCGAAGGCGACCGAACCCGAGTTCGGCATCCGCCAGGGCGACCCGATCGGCACGAAGGTCACCCTCCGCGGTGACGACGCCGAGGACTTCCTCGAGACGGCGCTGCCGCTCGCGGACCTCTCGGCGTCACAGTTCGACCAGACCGGGAACTTCAGCTTCGGCGTCGCCGAGCACACCGAGTTCCCGAGCCAGGAGTACGACCCGAACGTCGGGATCTACGGCCTGGACGTGACGGTCAACCTGGTCCGACCGGGCTATCGCGTCACGAAGCGAGCCAAAGCGACCCAGGCGATTCCGTCGCGACACCGACTGACCCCCGAGGACGCCATCGCGTACCTCGAGTCGAGTTACGACGTGGACGTGGAGGTGCCAGACGATGAGTGA
- a CDS encoding 30S ribosomal protein S14 produces MSESETENEQTGEHAAKRTGQEAACQRCGRKQGLVGKYDINLCRQCFREIARDMGFKKYK; encoded by the coding sequence ATGAGTGAAAGCGAAACTGAGAACGAACAGACGGGCGAGCACGCCGCCAAGCGCACGGGGCAGGAAGCGGCCTGCCAGCGCTGTGGTCGCAAGCAGGGGCTGGTCGGCAAGTACGACATCAACCTGTGCCGGCAGTGCTTCCGCGAGATCGCCCGCGACATGGGATTCAAGAAGTACAAATGA
- a CDS encoding 30S ribosomal protein S8: protein MTGNDPLSNALSGIDNAESVGHLSHEVEPASNVIGSVLEVFYDRGYIDGFEFVDDGKAGTFEVELKGAINKCGPVKPRYSVKADEFEKWEKRFLPARDFGALVVTTSEGIMSHYEAREQGIGGQVIAYVY from the coding sequence ATGACCGGGAACGATCCACTCAGTAACGCGCTGTCGGGCATCGACAATGCCGAGAGCGTCGGACACCTGAGCCACGAGGTAGAACCCGCCTCCAACGTCATCGGCAGCGTCCTCGAGGTCTTCTACGACCGCGGGTACATCGACGGCTTCGAGTTCGTCGACGACGGCAAAGCCGGCACGTTCGAGGTCGAACTGAAAGGAGCGATCAACAAATGCGGCCCCGTCAAGCCCCGATATTCCGTCAAGGCCGACGAATTCGAGAAGTGGGAGAAGCGATTCCTCCCGGCTCGAGACTTCGGCGCGCTCGTCGTGACGACGAGTGAAGGAATCATGAGCCACTACGAGGCTCGAGAGCAGGGCATCGGTGGCCAGGTGATCGCGTACGTCTACTAA
- a CDS encoding 50S ribosomal protein L6, which produces MRTELDIPDDVTAEVDHLDVTIEGPEGSVTRRLWYPDVTVDVDDDRVVIESETENAKTNATVGTFESHIRNAFHGVTEGWEYEMEVFYSHFPMQVRVEGEEVVIENFLGEKAPRRTTIHGDTEVNVDGEALTLSGPNKEHVGQTAADIEQLTKVKGKDTRVFQDGVYITQKPQKGGA; this is translated from the coding sequence ATGCGAACCGAACTGGACATCCCAGACGACGTAACCGCCGAGGTCGATCACCTCGACGTGACGATCGAGGGCCCGGAAGGCAGCGTTACCCGCCGCCTCTGGTACCCGGACGTCACTGTCGACGTCGACGACGACCGCGTGGTCATCGAGAGCGAGACGGAGAACGCGAAAACGAACGCGACCGTCGGCACCTTCGAGAGCCACATCCGAAACGCCTTCCACGGCGTGACCGAGGGATGGGAGTACGAGATGGAAGTCTTCTACTCTCACTTCCCGATGCAGGTCCGCGTCGAAGGCGAGGAGGTCGTCATCGAGAACTTCCTCGGCGAGAAAGCACCGCGACGAACGACTATCCACGGCGACACCGAGGTTAACGTCGACGGCGAAGCGCTGACGCTCTCCGGCCCGAACAAGGAGCACGTCGGTCAGACCGCCGCCGACATCGAACAGCTGACCAAGGTGAAAGGCAAGGACACCCGCGTCTTCCAGGACGGGGTCTACATCACCCAGAAGCCACAGAAAGGAGGTGCCTGA
- a CDS encoding 50S ribosomal protein L32e, which produces MADDDQPQELEDISGVGESKADALREAGFESIEDVKEADQDDLAEAEGIGNALAARIKADVGDLEVTEETEAEIEDEAAEEEEATEDVETELQPRGLTEKTPDLDDEEARLLGRRHAEGKPQFKRQDYHKKKRTPESWRRPRGGLSKQRRGIKGKGPKVQAGYRTPEAVRGKHPSGFEEVYVENTDDLEGVDGDTQAVRIASSVGARKRERIEEQAEDAEIRVLNPTYVEVEVDE; this is translated from the coding sequence ATGGCTGACGACGACCAACCACAGGAACTCGAAGACATCAGCGGCGTCGGTGAGAGCAAGGCCGACGCACTCCGCGAGGCCGGGTTCGAGTCCATCGAGGACGTCAAAGAGGCCGACCAGGACGACCTGGCCGAGGCCGAGGGCATCGGTAACGCGCTCGCTGCGCGTATCAAAGCCGACGTCGGCGACCTCGAGGTTACGGAAGAGACCGAGGCCGAGATCGAAGACGAGGCCGCCGAGGAAGAAGAAGCGACCGAAGACGTCGAGACCGAACTGCAGCCCCGTGGCCTGACCGAGAAGACGCCCGACCTCGACGACGAGGAAGCGCGCCTGCTCGGCCGGCGCCACGCCGAGGGCAAGCCGCAGTTCAAGCGACAGGACTACCACAAGAAAAAGCGCACGCCGGAATCGTGGCGGCGCCCGCGTGGTGGCCTCTCGAAGCAGCGTCGTGGTATCAAAGGCAAGGGCCCGAAGGTCCAGGCCGGCTACCGCACGCCCGAGGCCGTTCGGGGCAAACACCCGAGCGGTTTCGAGGAGGTCTACGTCGAGAACACGGACGACCTCGAGGGTGTCGACGGCGACACCCAGGCCGTCCGCATCGCCAGCTCCGTCGGCGCTCGCAAGCGCGAGCGAATCGAGGAGCAGGCCGAGGACGCGGAAATCCGCGTTCTGAACCCGACCTACGTCGAAGTCGAGGTGGACGAATGA
- a CDS encoding 50S ribosomal protein L19e — MTDLSSQKRLAADVLDVGQNRVWFDPEAQGDIASAITREEIRELIDDGTIRAKDARGNSRGRARKRNEKRSYGHKKGPGKRRGKKGARQNQKEEWTNKIRAQRRKLRELRDQGEITPTQYRQLYRKAAGGEFRSVRYLLNYIDNEYGDQ; from the coding sequence ATGACTGACCTGAGTTCACAGAAGCGACTCGCAGCGGACGTCCTCGACGTCGGGCAGAACCGCGTCTGGTTCGATCCCGAGGCCCAGGGCGACATCGCGTCGGCGATCACTCGCGAGGAGATTCGCGAACTGATCGACGACGGAACGATCCGGGCGAAAGACGCCCGCGGAAACTCCCGCGGCCGTGCCCGCAAACGCAATGAGAAGCGCTCCTACGGCCACAAGAAGGGGCCTGGCAAGCGCCGCGGCAAGAAGGGTGCCCGCCAGAACCAGAAAGAGGAGTGGACGAACAAGATTCGCGCACAGCGCCGGAAGCTCCGCGAACTCCGCGACCAGGGCGAGATTACGCCCACGCAGTACCGCCAGCTCTACCGCAAGGCAGCCGGCGGGGAGTTCCGCAGCGTCCGGTACCTGTTGAACTACATCGACAACGAATACGGTGACCAATAA
- a CDS encoding 50S ribosomal protein L18, producing MATGPRYKVPMRRRREVRTDYHQRLRLLKSGKPRLVARVSNKHATAQLITPGPNGDDTLASAHSSDLEEYGWNAPTSNLSAAYLTGLLAGKRAVDAGVDEAVLDIGLNKATPGNKVFAIQEGAIDAGLEIPHNDSVLADWSRTRGEHIAEYAEQLDEPLYSGDFDATDLPEHFDDVREAILE from the coding sequence ATGGCGACAGGACCACGATACAAGGTACCGATGCGGCGTCGCCGTGAGGTCCGGACAGACTACCATCAGAGGTTGCGCCTGCTGAAATCGGGGAAACCCCGCCTCGTTGCTCGCGTGAGCAACAAGCACGCCACGGCGCAGCTGATCACCCCCGGCCCTAACGGTGACGACACGCTCGCCAGTGCTCACTCGAGCGACCTCGAGGAGTACGGCTGGAACGCGCCGACGAGTAACCTCTCGGCTGCGTACCTGACCGGCCTGCTGGCCGGGAAGCGAGCGGTAGACGCCGGCGTCGACGAGGCCGTCCTCGATATCGGCCTCAACAAGGCGACGCCCGGAAACAAAGTGTTCGCGATCCAGGAGGGCGCGATCGACGCGGGGCTCGAGATTCCCCACAACGACAGCGTCCTCGCCGACTGGTCGCGTACTCGCGGCGAGCACATCGCCGAGTACGCCGAACAGCTCGACGAGCCGCTTTACAGCGGCGACTTCGACGCGACGGACCTTCCCGAACACTTCGACGACGTACGAGAGGCGATCTTAGAATGA
- a CDS encoding 30S ribosomal protein S5 has product MSANDYDNGWQPVTRLGKLVQEGEIDTMEDALNSGLPLKEPELVDQLLPGLNDEVLDINMVQRMTDSGRRVKFRCVVAVGNRDGFVGYAEGREDQVGAAIQKAIGIAKLNLIQVPRGSGSWEDRSDRPHSLTRRTTGKAGSVEVELIPAPEGLGLAASDTVRAVLELAGIENAWTKSHGNTRTTVNLAKATYNALENASQSRIPREVAER; this is encoded by the coding sequence ATGAGTGCAAACGACTACGACAACGGGTGGCAGCCTGTAACCCGACTCGGGAAGCTCGTTCAGGAGGGCGAAATCGACACGATGGAGGACGCCCTCAACTCTGGACTTCCCCTCAAAGAGCCCGAACTCGTCGACCAGCTCCTCCCCGGACTGAACGACGAGGTGCTGGACATCAACATGGTCCAGCGGATGACCGACTCCGGCCGCCGGGTGAAGTTCCGGTGTGTCGTCGCCGTCGGCAACCGCGACGGCTTCGTCGGCTACGCCGAGGGTCGCGAGGACCAGGTCGGCGCCGCCATCCAGAAGGCGATCGGTATCGCGAAGCTGAACCTCATCCAGGTGCCCCGCGGCTCCGGGTCGTGGGAGGACCGTTCGGACCGGCCTCACTCGCTGACCCGACGGACGACCGGCAAGGCCGGCTCCGTCGAGGTCGAACTCATCCCAGCCCCCGAGGGGCTGGGCCTGGCCGCGAGCGACACCGTGCGCGCGGTGCTCGAACTCGCCGGCATCGAAAACGCCTGGACGAAGAGCCACGGCAACACCCGAACGACGGTGAACCTGGCGAAAGCGACCTACAACGCGCTCGAGAACGCCTCGCAGTCGCGCATCCCACGAGAGGTGGCCGAACGATGA
- a CDS encoding 50S ribosomal protein L30 translates to MTAKAIVQIRGEVNRQQAVDDTLSMLNLHKVNHLTIVPDSDTYRGMITKVHDFVAYGEPDAEVLETVLEKRAEPLEGRQSDVNEDWIAEHTEFDDFAALAEALLAEETTLREQGLSPTLRLHPPRGGHEGVKHPTGNGGQLGKHTTEEINALLTAMR, encoded by the coding sequence ATGACGGCGAAAGCAATCGTCCAGATTCGCGGCGAGGTCAACCGCCAGCAGGCTGTCGACGACACGCTGTCGATGCTGAACCTGCACAAGGTCAACCACCTCACCATCGTCCCCGACTCCGACACCTACCGCGGGATGATCACCAAAGTCCACGACTTCGTGGCCTACGGCGAACCCGACGCCGAGGTACTCGAGACGGTGCTCGAAAAGCGAGCGGAACCGCTCGAGGGCCGCCAGTCCGATGTCAACGAGGACTGGATCGCCGAGCACACCGAGTTCGACGACTTCGCCGCCCTCGCCGAGGCGCTCCTCGCAGAGGAGACGACGCTTCGCGAGCAGGGGCTGTCGCCGACGCTGCGACTGCACCCGCCACGTGGTGGCCACGAGGGCGTCAAACACCCAACCGGAAACGGTGGGCAACTCGGAAAGCATACAACCGAGGAGATTAACGCCCTGCTAACGGCGATGCGATAA
- a CDS encoding uL15m family ribosomal protein, with protein MTSKKRRQRGSRTHGGGTHKNRRGAGHRGGRGKAGRDKHEFHNYESREKHGFKRPQGAQPTVAEIDVQKLDEDAILYVADDQAEETGDGYAIDARDVVDDGYEADVVKVLGSGQVRNALEITADAFTETAREKLEDAGGEAIVSERAQQAAEADDDDADDADEADEATED; from the coding sequence ATGACGAGCAAGAAACGACGTCAGCGCGGCTCGCGAACCCACGGCGGCGGTACGCACAAGAACCGCCGCGGGGCCGGCCACCGAGGTGGCCGCGGCAAAGCCGGGCGTGACAAACACGAGTTCCACAACTACGAATCGAGAGAGAAACACGGCTTCAAGCGACCGCAGGGCGCCCAGCCCACCGTCGCCGAGATCGACGTCCAGAAACTCGACGAGGACGCGATCCTCTACGTCGCCGACGATCAGGCTGAAGAGACCGGCGACGGCTACGCCATCGACGCCCGCGACGTCGTCGATGACGGCTACGAGGCCGACGTCGTCAAGGTCCTCGGCAGCGGCCAGGTCCGGAACGCACTCGAGATCACCGCGGACGCCTTCACCGAGACGGCCCGCGAGAAACTCGAGGACGCCGGTGGTGAAGCGATCGTCTCCGAGCGTGCACAGCAGGCTGCGGAGGCGGACGATGACGACGCGGACGACGCTGACGAAGCCGACGAGGCGACCGAGGACTAA
- the secY gene encoding preprotein translocase subunit SecY, whose product MGWKEAAEPVLTRMPTVRRPEGHVPFKRKLGWTAGILVLYFFLTNIAVLGISTQGGEDLFGQFRAILAGAHGSLLQVGIGPIVTASIVLQLLGGANLLGLDTDDPRDQVLYQGLQKLLVVVMTALTALPMVFAGSFLPAANVIELGGLTLTGAEVQTLMFIQIFIGGILILYMDEVVSKWGVGSGVGLFIIAGVSQRLVSGFLSLSDEGFFYSWYQILFTDEIAVNSWLSSEGFNTLFIADNGGQLLALATTLLIFGIVVYAESVRVEIPLSHARVKGARGRFPVKLIYASVLPMILVRAVQANIQFLGQIIQSQWSMPGWLGVYANGQPVGGFFYYFAPIYSPNDWMWWTGQTPAGIDPWQIMVRIGIDVTFMVVGGAIFAIFWVETTDMGPKATARQIQNSGMQIPGFRQNAVVVEKVMERYIPQVTVIGGALVGLLAVWANMLGTIGAVSGTGLLLAVSITYKLYEEIAEEQLMEMHPMMRQMFGGE is encoded by the coding sequence ATGGGATGGAAGGAAGCCGCCGAACCGGTCTTGACGCGGATGCCCACCGTCCGCCGCCCGGAGGGGCACGTCCCCTTCAAGCGAAAGCTGGGGTGGACGGCGGGAATCCTCGTGCTGTACTTCTTCCTGACGAACATCGCGGTTTTGGGGATCAGTACCCAGGGTGGTGAGGACCTGTTCGGCCAGTTCCGGGCAATCCTCGCCGGTGCACACGGCTCGCTCCTGCAGGTCGGTATCGGCCCAATCGTCACCGCCAGCATCGTGTTGCAGTTGCTCGGTGGGGCGAATCTGCTCGGGCTCGACACCGACGACCCGCGCGACCAGGTCCTCTACCAGGGCCTGCAGAAGTTGCTCGTCGTCGTGATGACGGCGCTGACGGCCCTGCCGATGGTGTTCGCCGGCAGCTTCCTTCCGGCAGCGAACGTCATCGAACTCGGCGGCCTCACGCTCACCGGGGCGGAGGTTCAGACGCTGATGTTCATACAGATCTTCATCGGCGGGATCCTCATCCTCTACATGGACGAGGTGGTCAGCAAGTGGGGCGTTGGCAGCGGTGTCGGCCTGTTCATCATCGCCGGGGTCAGCCAGCGCCTCGTCTCGGGATTCCTCTCGCTTTCCGACGAGGGATTCTTCTACAGCTGGTACCAGATCCTGTTCACTGACGAGATCGCGGTCAACTCCTGGCTCAGTAGCGAGGGTTTCAACACGCTGTTCATCGCCGATAACGGTGGCCAACTGTTGGCGCTCGCGACGACGCTGTTGATCTTCGGGATCGTCGTCTACGCGGAATCCGTCCGCGTCGAGATTCCGCTGAGCCACGCCCGCGTGAAGGGTGCTCGCGGACGCTTCCCCGTGAAGCTCATCTACGCGAGCGTCCTGCCGATGATCCTCGTTCGCGCCGTGCAGGCGAACATCCAGTTCCTCGGCCAGATCATCCAGAGTCAGTGGTCGATGCCCGGATGGCTCGGCGTCTACGCCAACGGACAGCCGGTCGGCGGGTTCTTCTACTACTTCGCGCCGATCTACTCGCCGAACGACTGGATGTGGTGGACGGGACAGACCCCCGCGGGAATCGACCCCTGGCAGATCATGGTGCGGATCGGCATCGACGTGACCTTCATGGTCGTCGGCGGTGCCATCTTCGCCATCTTCTGGGTCGAGACGACGGACATGGGGCCGAAAGCGACGGCTCGACAGATCCAGAACTCCGGGATGCAGATCCCCGGCTTCCGCCAGAACGCGGTTGTCGTCGAGAAGGTCATGGAGCGGTACATTCCGCAAGTGACCGTCATCGGCGGCGCGCTCGTCGGGTTGCTCGCCGTCTGGGCGAACATGCTCGGCACCATCGGCGCCGTCTCCGGAACCGGCCTGCTGCTCGCGGTCTCGATCACGTACAAACTGTACGAGGAGATCGCCGAGGAGCAGTTGATGGAGATGCATCCGATGATGCGCCAGATGTTCGGCGGCGAGTAG
- a CDS encoding HdeD family acid-resistance protein: protein MSTVTTESGMGTTNWRPLAYAGSAIVLIGLLAIALPFATGLAVTYLLGGLLVVGGIAHAGHAFTTRDWKGSLWQATLAGISIAAGLLLFVNPIVGLASLTLLVIAYLLVDGFAELALALQMAGEAGRGWIAASGTLSLILAGLLWAGFPSSAAWVVGFVVGASLLATGISMIAVAYRGRSAGEDMTPPATSPRGA, encoded by the coding sequence ATGAGCACAGTGACTACAGAAAGCGGAATGGGAACGACGAACTGGCGACCGCTGGCCTACGCGGGAAGCGCGATTGTACTCATCGGATTGCTCGCGATTGCCCTCCCGTTCGCCACGGGACTCGCCGTTACGTACCTCCTCGGCGGACTACTGGTGGTCGGCGGGATCGCCCACGCTGGACACGCGTTCACCACCCGAGACTGGAAAGGGTCGCTTTGGCAGGCGACGCTCGCGGGCATTTCCATCGCCGCTGGCTTGCTCCTGTTCGTGAACCCGATCGTCGGACTCGCCAGCCTGACGCTGCTGGTCATTGCGTACCTGCTCGTCGACGGGTTCGCCGAGCTCGCCCTCGCCCTGCAGATGGCCGGCGAGGCGGGACGCGGCTGGATCGCCGCCAGCGGGACGCTCTCGCTCATCCTGGCGGGGCTGCTCTGGGCCGGATTCCCCTCGAGTGCGGCCTGGGTCGTCGGGTTCGTCGTCGGCGCCAGCCTGCTCGCGACGGGAATATCGATGATCGCCGTAGCCTACCGCGGCCGCAGCGCTGGCGAGGACATGACGCCGCCGGCTACAAGTCCTCGCGGCGCCTGA
- a CDS encoding cytochrome C oxidase subunit IV family protein yields MSSVRTYTIIYVLLLSLGTAKFVFFELPWFTYEFAVGATLFLAVIKSLLISGWYQHLVDEPRSITYVMLSAVFMVFLLAVAAGFSIQ; encoded by the coding sequence ATGTCGAGTGTACGAACCTACACCATCATCTACGTCCTGTTGCTGTCGTTAGGGACGGCAAAGTTCGTGTTCTTCGAACTCCCCTGGTTTACCTACGAGTTCGCCGTAGGAGCGACGCTCTTCCTCGCCGTCATCAAGTCCCTACTCATCTCGGGCTGGTACCAGCACCTCGTGGACGAGCCGCGCTCGATCACCTATGTGATGCTCAGCGCCGTTTTCATGGTCTTCCTGCTGGCGGTCGCCGCCGGCTTCTCGATCCAGTAG
- a CDS encoding NAD-dependent epimerase/dehydratase family protein has translation MATHHGSTDRTVAITGASGRVGRQAIEALSAYDCRLFSHSEHEDVDSETLEIANLDAFSNALEGADVLIHLAANPSPRAEWDDLEGPNIAGAYNAFEAALENDLERVIFASSNHAVNGDNVVDPTRVETTGGDPRVVRPDDPPSPDSYYGVTKVFGEAMGEYYARRHGLEVVNLRIGWLLDEDELRETCDERDGSGERYARAMWLSPADCRRLLQATVSASLSTHAITAHGVSNNADRFLSLAETMHELEYRPRDDSSVVLDG, from the coding sequence ATGGCGACCCACCACGGCTCGACCGATCGGACGGTGGCCATCACCGGCGCCTCCGGACGGGTCGGTCGACAGGCGATCGAGGCCCTGTCGGCGTACGACTGTCGACTCTTCAGCCACAGCGAACACGAGGACGTCGACAGCGAGACGCTCGAGATCGCCAACCTCGACGCCTTCTCGAACGCACTCGAGGGCGCGGACGTGTTGATCCACCTCGCCGCGAACCCTTCCCCCAGGGCCGAGTGGGACGACCTCGAGGGACCGAATATTGCCGGCGCGTACAACGCGTTCGAGGCCGCCCTCGAGAACGACCTCGAGCGGGTGATCTTCGCGAGTTCGAACCACGCCGTCAACGGCGACAACGTCGTGGACCCGACGAGGGTCGAGACCACCGGAGGCGATCCGCGCGTCGTCCGCCCCGACGACCCGCCCAGCCCCGACAGTTACTACGGCGTGACGAAGGTCTTCGGGGAGGCGATGGGTGAGTACTACGCCCGCAGACACGGCCTCGAGGTCGTGAACCTGCGAATTGGCTGGCTCCTGGACGAAGACGAGTTGCGCGAAACCTGCGACGAACGCGACGGCTCCGGCGAGCGTTACGCCCGCGCGATGTGGCTCAGCCCCGCCGACTGTCGACGCTTGCTTCAGGCGACGGTCTCGGCCTCGCTCTCGACCCACGCGATCACCGCCCACGGCGTTTCGAACAACGCCGACCGTTTCCTGTCGTTGGCCGAGACGATGCACGAACTCGAGTATCGACCTCGAGACGACTCGAGCGTCGTCCTGGACGGGTAA
- a CDS encoding DUF7344 domain-containing protein, translating into MSSEPNPPDKVLLAIASEQRRIILRTLEFADEEAMEMDALADRVAEALRNTDRADSEHRKRVRTALHHVHLPKLEACGMVVRDPETNRIRNATGDLGQELLTVLESYETQV; encoded by the coding sequence GTGAGCAGCGAACCAAATCCTCCCGACAAAGTTCTCCTGGCAATTGCCAGCGAACAGCGTCGAATTATTCTTCGAACGTTAGAGTTCGCCGATGAAGAGGCGATGGAGATGGACGCGCTTGCGGACCGGGTTGCCGAAGCGCTACGGAATACGGATCGAGCAGACAGTGAGCACAGAAAACGCGTCCGAACGGCGCTCCATCACGTCCACCTCCCGAAACTGGAAGCGTGTGGGATGGTCGTCCGCGACCCCGAAACGAATCGGATTCGGAACGCCACCGGCGACCTGGGTCAGGAACTGCTGACGGTACTCGAGTCCTACGAGACACAAGTGTAA
- a CDS encoding helix-turn-helix domain-containing protein — protein MSVIAEFRIPSADFELGRILHIEGITSIELENLVPIGEATVPLFWIHNSTRGSFVDAVKRHPTVNDASEVDVFEDRTLFTLDWDANQDHLFRGIRETEGQLLSATGTPESWAFELRFPDHTALSEFTTRCEDAQISLEVARVYNPTEPEAGPWHGLTGPQREAITLAVEMGYYDIPRGCTTKELADELEISDQAVTERLRRAIGALVTYTLIPSEDDT, from the coding sequence ATGAGTGTGATCGCAGAATTCCGAATCCCCTCCGCCGACTTCGAACTCGGGCGGATTCTGCACATCGAGGGGATTACGTCCATCGAACTCGAGAACCTCGTGCCGATCGGTGAGGCCACCGTTCCCCTCTTCTGGATCCACAACTCGACGCGAGGCTCGTTTGTCGACGCCGTCAAACGCCACCCGACCGTCAACGACGCATCGGAGGTCGACGTCTTCGAGGACCGGACGCTCTTCACGCTCGATTGGGACGCGAACCAGGACCACCTCTTTCGGGGAATCAGAGAAACCGAGGGCCAGCTCTTGAGTGCCACCGGGACACCCGAATCGTGGGCCTTCGAACTGCGGTTCCCCGATCACACGGCCCTCAGCGAGTTCACGACCCGCTGTGAGGACGCACAGATCTCGCTGGAAGTGGCTCGCGTGTACAACCCGACGGAACCAGAAGCCGGTCCGTGGCACGGCCTGACCGGTCCCCAGCGGGAAGCGATCACGTTGGCCGTGGAGATGGGCTACTACGACATCCCGAGAGGCTGTACGACCAAGGAACTCGCCGACGAACTCGAGATTTCCGATCAGGCCGTTACGGAACGACTCCGCCGAGCGATCGGGGCGCTCGTCACGTACACGCTCATCCCCTCCGAGGATGACACGTGA